One segment of Natronosalvus halobius DNA contains the following:
- the hpt gene encoding hypoxanthine/guanine phosphoribosyltransferase, producing MDQLKRSLLEAPIIEKNGYHYFVHPISDGVPKLDPSLLREIVIRITRKADLEDVDRIVTPAAMGIHISTAVSLMTDIPLTVIRKREYGLEGEVSISQKTGYSENEMFINDVYEGERVLVLDDVLSTGGTLAAVLGALDEIGAEVVDTVAVIKKVGGENKVADAGYDVKTLINVDVVDGEVVIVDEDGDD from the coding sequence ATGGATCAGTTGAAACGGTCGCTCCTCGAGGCCCCCATCATCGAGAAGAACGGCTACCACTACTTCGTCCACCCCATCAGCGACGGCGTCCCCAAACTCGACCCCTCCCTCCTCCGCGAGATCGTCATCCGCATCACGCGCAAGGCCGACCTGGAGGACGTCGATCGGATCGTCACCCCGGCCGCGATGGGCATCCACATCTCGACGGCCGTCTCGCTCATGACCGACATCCCGCTGACGGTCATCCGCAAGCGCGAGTACGGCCTCGAGGGCGAGGTCTCTATCTCACAGAAAACCGGCTACTCGGAGAACGAGATGTTCATCAACGACGTCTACGAGGGCGAGCGCGTGCTCGTCCTGGACGACGTCCTCTCGACTGGCGGCACGCTCGCAGCTGTCCTCGGGGCGCTCGACGAAATTGGGGCCGAAGTCGTCGATACCGTTGCCGTCATCAAGAAAGTCGGTGGCGAGAACAAGGTTGCGGACGCGGGCTACGACGTGAAGACGCTGATCAACGTCGACGTCGTCGATGGCGAGGTCGTCATCGTGGACGAAGACGGCGACGATTGA
- a CDS encoding DUF7344 domain-containing protein, with translation MKMDRPGRPSTLSKGEIFEVLRNQRRRYVLQFLKQDGRPVELGDLAQQVAAWEYETTLEGVTPEQRKRVYTTLQQTHLPKMDTAGILRFDSDDGVIEPTDRTSDLNVYLEIVPGREFAWRELYLSLGAIGCALVAALWLGIYPLTMLSELAWAGLLSVTITATAAAHIYYERNMRVGHGDEPPELSYGR, from the coding sequence ATGAAGATGGACCGACCCGGCCGGCCGAGCACGCTCTCGAAGGGCGAAATTTTCGAAGTCCTCCGCAACCAGCGACGGCGCTACGTCCTTCAGTTTTTGAAACAGGACGGCCGACCAGTCGAACTCGGCGACCTCGCCCAGCAGGTCGCCGCCTGGGAGTACGAGACCACTCTCGAGGGCGTCACCCCGGAGCAACGAAAGCGCGTCTACACGACGCTTCAGCAGACACACCTCCCGAAGATGGACACCGCCGGTATCCTTCGATTCGACTCCGACGACGGGGTCATCGAACCGACCGATCGGACCAGCGATCTCAACGTCTACCTCGAGATCGTCCCTGGCCGCGAGTTCGCCTGGCGCGAGCTGTACCTCTCGCTGGGTGCGATCGGCTGTGCGCTCGTGGCCGCGCTCTGGCTCGGGATCTACCCGCTCACGATGCTGTCGGAACTCGCCTGGGCGGGCCTCCTCTCGGTGACGATCACCGCGACGGCGGCCGCTCACATCTACTACGAACGGAACATGCGCGTCGGCCACGGCGACGAACCGCCGGAGCTGAGTTACGGACGGTAA
- the coaBC gene encoding bifunctional phosphopantothenoylcysteine decarboxylase/phosphopantothenate--cysteine ligase CoaBC has protein sequence MLEGVNVALGVSGSIAAVKTVELAHELRRQGASVRAVMTDSARGIVHPWALEFATESEVVTEITGGVEHVALCGNDGWADVLLLAPATANTVGKIASVVDDTPVTTCATTALGAGVPVVVAPAMHEPMYGHPGVLEAIERVESWGVDFVDPRVEEGKAKIAAEEAIVCAVARAMGDRPLEGRHVVVTSGATSEPIDPVRVLTNRSSGKMGRAVARACYVLGADVTLIHDGDDVPYADVRAVESAAEMLEATLEACTEADALVSAAAVGDYTVDASDAKLRSGQELSLDLEPTPKLIDRVREARPDLPIVAFKAETSGEDEAMIDAAREVLERVDAAFVVANDASVMGGDRTRALLVHAEDVAKFSGVKADLADEIARSLAVVVVG, from the coding sequence ATGCTCGAGGGAGTCAACGTTGCGCTCGGGGTTTCGGGGTCGATCGCGGCCGTCAAGACGGTCGAACTCGCCCACGAGTTGCGCCGGCAGGGGGCGAGCGTCCGCGCGGTGATGACCGACAGTGCCCGGGGAATCGTCCACCCATGGGCACTGGAGTTCGCGACCGAGAGCGAGGTCGTCACCGAAATTACGGGCGGGGTCGAACACGTCGCCCTCTGTGGGAACGACGGCTGGGCCGACGTCCTCTTGCTCGCACCGGCCACGGCCAACACCGTCGGCAAAATCGCCAGCGTGGTCGACGACACTCCGGTCACGACCTGCGCCACGACGGCCCTCGGTGCGGGCGTACCCGTCGTCGTCGCCCCGGCCATGCACGAACCGATGTACGGCCATCCGGGCGTACTCGAGGCCATCGAGCGCGTCGAGTCCTGGGGCGTCGACTTCGTCGACCCGCGCGTCGAGGAGGGGAAGGCCAAGATCGCCGCCGAGGAGGCCATCGTCTGTGCGGTCGCGCGGGCCATGGGCGACCGACCCCTCGAGGGGCGCCACGTCGTCGTCACCAGCGGCGCGACCAGCGAGCCGATCGACCCCGTCCGCGTGCTGACGAATCGCTCCTCGGGGAAGATGGGTCGGGCCGTCGCTCGCGCGTGTTACGTCCTCGGAGCCGACGTGACGCTGATCCACGACGGCGACGACGTCCCCTACGCCGACGTCCGAGCCGTCGAGAGTGCCGCGGAGATGCTCGAGGCGACGCTCGAAGCCTGCACCGAGGCGGACGCCCTCGTCTCGGCCGCCGCCGTTGGCGACTACACCGTCGACGCCAGCGACGCGAAGCTTCGCTCCGGCCAGGAGCTGTCTCTCGACCTCGAGCCGACGCCGAAACTCATCGATCGGGTGCGCGAGGCTCGTCCCGATCTGCCCATCGTTGCGTTCAAGGCAGAGACGAGCGGCGAGGACGAGGCGATGATCGACGCCGCACGAGAGGTACTAGAGCGCGTCGACGCGGCCTTCGTCGTCGCCAACGACGCGAGCGTCATGGGCGGCGACCGGACTCGAGCGCTCCTCGTCCACGCCGAGGACGTCGCGAAGTTTTCGGGTGTGAAGGCCGACCTGGCGGACGAAATCGCTCGATCTCTGGCCGTCGTCGTCGTCGGCTGA
- a CDS encoding NAD(P)/FAD-dependent oxidoreductase, with translation MQDVCIVGGGVAGLSAAIYTARNGLDTLVIDGGESILARNASLENYPGFPDGVDARRYLALVREHARNAGAEFELGYVTRVEQRDSRNPEAGFVLETDGGEPLEARRVIAASWADSEYLTPLDVGREQRGSKYVVSVDEAGRTAVDGVYAAGRLAGEPHQAIVAAGHGSKVGLAAIHDSGVPFYHDWVAPEGYFTGRDRDVPPACEEIDDVERRERDETARERMLEAFAEPLEAEPTMHPSVARD, from the coding sequence ATGCAAGACGTCTGCATCGTCGGCGGCGGCGTCGCCGGCCTCTCGGCGGCCATCTACACCGCCCGCAACGGACTGGACACCCTCGTGATCGACGGGGGCGAATCGATCCTGGCGCGCAACGCCAGCCTCGAGAACTACCCTGGGTTCCCCGACGGCGTCGACGCCCGCCGATACCTCGCACTCGTCCGTGAGCACGCCAGGAACGCCGGCGCCGAGTTCGAACTCGGATACGTTACGCGCGTCGAGCAACGCGATTCCCGGAATCCCGAGGCCGGGTTCGTCCTCGAGACTGACGGTGGCGAACCGCTCGAGGCGCGCCGGGTGATCGCCGCCTCCTGGGCCGACAGCGAGTATCTCACGCCCCTCGACGTCGGTCGCGAACAGCGCGGGAGCAAGTACGTGGTCAGCGTCGACGAGGCGGGCAGGACGGCCGTCGACGGCGTCTACGCTGCGGGACGGCTCGCAGGTGAGCCCCACCAGGCGATCGTCGCTGCTGGCCATGGCTCGAAGGTCGGCCTCGCCGCGATTCACGACTCTGGGGTTCCCTTCTACCACGACTGGGTCGCCCCCGAGGGCTACTTCACGGGCCGCGATCGGGATGTGCCGCCGGCCTGTGAAGAGATCGACGACGTAGAGCGACGCGAGCGGGACGAGACGGCGAGAGAACGGATGCTCGAGGCGTTCGCGGAGCCACTCGAGGCCGAGCCGACGATGCACCCGAGCGTCGCTCGCGACTGA
- a CDS encoding FAD-binding and (Fe-S)-binding domain-containing protein: MATERGVDPAADSRATYDYRSDDVDRPALVEDLERVVEGDVRADSYSRSLYATDASIYEKTPIAVVFPTSTADVAAVMNYCARREIPVLPRGGGTSLAGQSVNEAVVLDFTIDMDALLEVDPDARRATAQSGITLGRLNEAVAPHDLKFAPDPAWGDKSALGGAIGNNSTGAHSLQYGKTDAYVEEVEVVLADGTVTRFGEVALADLPDLADGDDLESQIYAEVARMLEEEGELIADRYPDLKRNVSGYNLDWLLEDARGAIREAGEPDADGGTINLAKLLCGSEGTLAIVTEATVALEPIPETKSMALLAYDSVLEAVADVESIVAHDPAAVELVDDVLIDLARGTAEFVEVTEMLPEGTGAVLLVEFYAEDDTDGKRKVANLLADRCPTVATAVDADPADERPVLEADVRAFDALEAYDEVTRAKVWKLRKSGLPILLSRTTDEKHVAFIEDTAIPPEHLAAFVADFQAVLEAHDTYASFYAHAGPGVLHIRPLVNTKTESGLENMESIADAATDLVVEYDGSVSGEHGDGRARTQWNHKLYGDELWETFQRLKTAFDPDWLLNPGQVVFREGDPTAMTEHHRFGPDYAFDPDFDPELEWDVDNGFQGMVELCHGCGGCRGDQSTTGGVMCPTYRASREEITSTRGRANALRQAMSGDLEPGEAFTDEFLDEVLDLCIGCKGCAIDCPSEVDMAKLKAEVTHEHHRRHGSSLRDRLFANVHALSRWGSRLAPLSNLGPKIPGARRVMEAVAGISADKPLPRFHRRTFTNWFQDRGGTLRPLSGATRKAIVYPDTFTNYNNPQAGKAAVRVLEAAGVHVAVPDDLGDTGRPAFSKGFLEQARATARENVETLEPAIEDGWDVVVLEPSDAVMFQSDYLELLGEDARPLSQATYGICEYLDAFDLDEALSFAPGNETLTYHGHCHQKATRKDHHAVGVLRRAGYRVDPLDSGCCGMAGSFGYEAEHASMSTAIGQILYDQVEESPGERVVAPGASCRTQLAGRGRNHARPQTPIECLEAALGTQSKY; encoded by the coding sequence ATGGCTACCGAGCGCGGCGTCGACCCCGCCGCCGACTCTCGAGCGACCTACGACTATCGGAGCGACGATGTCGACCGACCCGCGCTCGTCGAGGACCTCGAGCGCGTCGTCGAGGGCGACGTCCGCGCGGACTCGTACTCCCGTTCCCTCTACGCGACCGACGCGAGCATCTACGAGAAGACGCCCATCGCCGTCGTCTTCCCGACCTCCACGGCCGACGTCGCCGCCGTGATGAACTACTGTGCTCGCCGCGAGATTCCCGTCCTCCCGCGCGGCGGCGGGACCAGCCTCGCTGGCCAGAGCGTCAACGAGGCCGTCGTCCTGGACTTCACGATCGACATGGACGCCCTCCTCGAGGTCGATCCCGACGCCCGACGAGCGACTGCACAGTCCGGAATCACGCTGGGACGGCTCAACGAGGCCGTCGCCCCCCACGACCTGAAGTTCGCGCCCGACCCCGCCTGGGGCGACAAGAGCGCCCTCGGCGGCGCCATCGGCAACAACTCGACGGGGGCCCACTCTCTGCAGTACGGCAAGACCGACGCCTACGTCGAGGAGGTGGAAGTCGTCCTCGCGGACGGCACCGTCACCCGCTTCGGCGAGGTCGCCCTCGCGGATCTCCCCGACCTCGCCGACGGCGACGACCTCGAGTCGCAAATCTACGCCGAAGTCGCCCGCATGCTCGAGGAGGAAGGCGAGCTGATCGCGGATCGGTACCCCGATCTCAAACGAAACGTCTCGGGGTACAACCTGGACTGGCTGCTCGAGGACGCCCGCGGAGCGATTCGAGAGGCCGGCGAACCCGACGCCGACGGCGGCACGATCAACCTCGCGAAACTCCTCTGTGGCAGCGAGGGAACGCTCGCCATCGTCACCGAGGCGACCGTCGCCCTCGAACCGATTCCCGAGACCAAGAGCATGGCCCTGCTGGCCTACGACAGTGTGCTCGAGGCGGTCGCCGACGTCGAATCCATCGTCGCACACGACCCCGCCGCGGTCGAACTGGTCGACGACGTGCTGATCGACCTCGCGCGCGGGACCGCGGAGTTCGTCGAGGTGACCGAGATGCTTCCGGAGGGCACAGGTGCAGTCCTCCTCGTGGAGTTCTACGCCGAGGACGACACGGACGGGAAACGGAAAGTCGCGAACCTGCTCGCCGATCGGTGTCCGACCGTCGCGACGGCCGTCGACGCCGACCCCGCCGACGAACGCCCCGTCCTGGAAGCCGACGTTCGCGCGTTCGACGCCCTCGAGGCCTACGACGAGGTCACCCGGGCGAAGGTCTGGAAACTCCGCAAGTCCGGCCTCCCGATCTTGCTCTCGCGAACGACCGACGAGAAGCACGTCGCGTTCATCGAGGACACCGCCATCCCGCCCGAGCACCTCGCCGCGTTCGTCGCCGACTTCCAGGCGGTGCTGGAAGCCCACGACACCTACGCGAGTTTCTACGCCCACGCCGGCCCCGGCGTCCTCCACATCCGGCCGCTCGTGAACACCAAGACGGAATCGGGGCTCGAGAATATGGAATCGATCGCCGACGCCGCGACGGACCTGGTCGTCGAGTACGACGGGTCGGTCTCGGGCGAGCACGGCGACGGGCGCGCACGCACGCAGTGGAACCACAAACTGTACGGCGACGAACTCTGGGAGACCTTCCAACGACTGAAGACGGCGTTCGACCCCGACTGGCTCCTGAACCCCGGCCAGGTCGTCTTCCGCGAGGGCGATCCCACGGCGATGACCGAGCATCACCGCTTCGGCCCCGACTACGCCTTCGACCCCGACTTCGACCCCGAACTCGAGTGGGACGTCGACAACGGCTTCCAGGGGATGGTCGAACTCTGTCACGGCTGTGGCGGCTGTCGGGGCGACCAGTCGACGACCGGCGGCGTGATGTGTCCAACCTACCGGGCCAGCCGTGAGGAAATCACGAGCACGCGCGGGCGGGCGAACGCCCTCCGACAGGCGATGAGCGGCGACCTCGAGCCCGGTGAGGCCTTCACCGACGAGTTCCTCGACGAAGTCCTCGACCTCTGTATCGGCTGTAAGGGCTGTGCGATCGACTGCCCCAGCGAGGTCGACATGGCGAAACTCAAGGCCGAGGTGACCCACGAGCACCACCGGCGACACGGATCCAGCCTGCGCGACCGCCTGTTCGCGAACGTTCACGCCCTCTCCCGGTGGGGTTCCCGGCTGGCTCCGCTGTCGAACCTCGGACCGAAGATACCGGGTGCACGGCGGGTAATGGAGGCCGTCGCCGGCATTAGCGCCGACAAACCCCTGCCCCGGTTCCACCGGCGAACGTTCACCAACTGGTTCCAGGACCGTGGCGGCACCCTGCGACCGCTGTCGGGAGCGACGCGGAAGGCGATCGTCTACCCGGACACGTTCACCAACTACAACAACCCCCAGGCGGGAAAAGCCGCCGTGCGCGTCCTCGAGGCGGCCGGCGTCCACGTCGCGGTGCCGGACGACCTCGGCGATACGGGCCGTCCCGCGTTCTCGAAGGGCTTCCTCGAGCAGGCGAGAGCGACCGCCCGAGAGAACGTGGAGACGCTCGAACCAGCGATCGAGGACGGCTGGGACGTGGTCGTCCTCGAGCCCTCCGATGCCGTCATGTTCCAGTCGGATTACCTCGAACTCCTCGGCGAGGACGCTCGTCCGCTCTCGCAGGCGACCTACGGGATCTGTGAGTATCTCGACGCGTTCGACCTGGACGAGGCCCTCTCGTTTGCGCCGGGGAACGAGACACTGACCTACCACGGCCACTGCCACCAGAAGGCGACCCGGAAGGACCACCACGCCGTGGGGGTCCTCCGGCGGGCGGGCTACCGCGTCGACCCGCTCGATTCGGGCTGTTGCGGGATGGCCGGCAGTTTCGGCTACGAGGCCGAGCACGCCTCGATGAGTACGGCCATCGGGCAGATTCTGTACGACCAGGTCGAGGAGAGCCCGGGTGAGCGGGTCGTCGCCCCCGGTGCCTCCTGTCGCACCCAGCTGGCAGGCCGTGGACGGAACCACGCCCGACCACAGACGCCCATCGAGTGCCTCGAGGCAGCCCTGGGGA